One region of Fragaria vesca subsp. vesca linkage group LG4, FraVesHawaii_1.0, whole genome shotgun sequence genomic DNA includes:
- the LOC101292017 gene encoding 4-hydroxybenzoate polyprenyltransferase, mitochondrial-like, producing the protein MTPFRVLSRASRRLPKPSLPRSHLSAVSTYQPTAKPNYPNTPLIPFDHKHRWIPSYLDSDLRFVAHLSGSSSSNKDENHRVGDDPKPEASWIDVYLPRQARPYAKLARLDKPIGTWLLAWPCMWSITLAASPGYLPDIKMLTLFGCGALLLRGAGCTVNDLLDRDIDTMVERTKLRPVASGLVTPFEGLCFLGFQLLLGLGILLQLNNYSRVLGASSLLLVFSYPLMKRFTFWPQAYLGLTFNWGALLGWAAVKGSIDPAIVLPLYISGVFWTLVYDTIYAHQDKEDDLKVGVKSTALRFGDSTKEWIAGFGILCICSLALSGYNAEIGWPYYALLAAASGQLAWQIWTVDLSSRIDCNRKFVSNKWFGAIICSGILLGRLSS; encoded by the exons ATGACGCCGTTTCGGGTGTTGTCTCGGGCATCGCGTCGGCTCCCGAAGCCTTCGCTCCCTCGCTCCCATCTCTCCGCCGTCTCTACCTATCAGCCAACCGCCAAACCGAATTACCCTAATACCCCTTTGATCCCATTCGATCACAAGCACCGTTGGATTCCCAGTTATCTGGATTCTGATCTCAGGTTCGTAGCGCACTTATCGGGCTCGTCTTCATCGAACAAGGACGAGAATCATCGGGTCGGGGATGACCCGAAACCTGAAGCATCTTGGATCGATGTGTATTTGCCCAGGCAGGCCCGCCCTTATGCGAAGCTCGCTCGTCTCGACAAGCCCATTGGCACCTGGTTGCTTGCTTGGCCTTGTATGTG GTCAATAACATTGGCAGCAAGCCCGGGTTATCTTCCGGATATTAAGATGTTGACATTGTTTGGATGTGGGGCTTTGCTTCTAAGGGGTGCCGGATGTACCGTGAATGATCTCCTCGATCGCGATATTGACACTATG GTTGAACGTACAAAGTTGCGGCCAGTTGCAAGTGGTCTCGTGACACCTTTTGAAGGGTTGTGTTTTCTCGGATTTCAATTGCTTTTGGGTCTTGGAATTCTACTTCAACTGAATAATTATAG CCGTGTTTTGGGGGCTTCGTCTTTGTTGCTAGTTTTCTCCTATCCCCTCATGAAGAGGTTCACATTCTGG CCTCAAGCATACCTAGGTTTGACCTTTAACTGGGGAGCTTTGTTAGGATGGGCTGCAGTTAAAGGAAGCATTGATCCAGCCATAGTACTTCCATTGTACATATCTGGAGTATTTTGGACACTTGTGTATGATACAATATATGCACATCAG GATAAAGAAGACGATCTGAAGGTTGGTGTCAAATCTACCGCTTTGAGGTTTGGTGATTCAACAAAGGAGTGGATTGCTGGGTTTGGAATCCTGTGCATCTGTAGTCTTGCCCTCAGTGGATATAATGCCGAAATTG GCTGGCCATATTATGCACTTTTGGCGGCTGCATCTGGACAATTAGCTTGGCAAATATGGACAGTTGACCTTTCATCCCGGATTGATTGCAATAGAAA GTTTGTGTCGAACAAGTGGTTTGGTGCTATTATTTGCAGTGGAATCTTATTGGGAAGACTTTCATCATAG
- the LOC101294257 gene encoding uncharacterized protein LOC101294257 produces the protein MQSKGGSINPKAALKLDHLQRLALWTGGETSIPSLGAFFGHKLASTQEGLDVPADLSMVSCQRCETVLQPGFNCTIRIEKNRAKARRRSKKPANFTFTQNNVVYTCHFCSERNVKRGTSRGHVKAICPSKIKKASDLKPAKYISQKFATPKKTNADEVKVSKLKTRTPTPDEEIPTVDKIVTSTTIDEDIPTVDSPTTPMVKPVVTLLDSKRKKRNRSVSKKRPEPETSPAPADAENSTSTTNKRRRKSWTSLKELAERNEQKKNISDLSIPFFL, from the exons ATGCAAAGCAAGGGAGGCTCCATCAATCCCAAAGCTGCATTGAAGCTTGATCACTTGCAGAGGCTAGCTTTATGGACTGGTGGGGAGACTTCTATTCCCTCTTTGGGGGCCTTCTTTGGGCACAAGTTGGCTTCTACTCAAGAGGGTCTGGATGTGCCCGCTGACCTTTCTATGGTTTCTTGCCAGAG ATGTGAAACAGTTCTGCAGCCTGGCTTCAACTGTACTATTCGAATTGAAAAAAATAGGGCAAAGGCACGACGAAGAAGTAAGAAGCCCGCTAATTTCACTTTCACCCAGAACAATGTAGTGTATACATGTCACTTCTGTTCTGAAAGGAATGTGAAGAGAGGGACTTCACGTGGACATGTGAAAGCGATATGCCCCTCAAAGATAAAAAAAGCTTCAGATTTGAAACCTGCTAAATACATTTCTCAGAAGTTTGCCACCCCAAAGAAGACCAATGCAGATGAGGTTAAGGTTAGTAAATTGAAAACCAGAACTCCAACTCCGGATGAAGAGATTCCTACTGTGGATAAGATCGTCACTTCAACAACAATAGATGAAGATATTCCTACTGTGGACAGTCCTACAACTCCCATGGTGAAACCTGTGGTTACTTTGTTGGACTCGAAGAGGAAGAAGAGAAACAGATCAGTATCAAAGAAACGACCTGAACCCGAAACCAGTCCTGCCCCAGCAGATGCAGAGAACTCCACCAGCACGACAAACAAACGGAGGAGAAAATCATGGACTAGTTTGAAGGAACTCGCTGAAAGAAATGAGCAGAAGAAAAACATCAGTGATCTGTCAATCCCTTTCTTTTTGTAA
- the LOC101292306 gene encoding probable metal-nicotianamine transporter YSL7-like, whose amino-acid sequence MERKKSDDFDQDDDQKPQHNKVLVEAAFRNQAVPPWTKQITVRAMVTSFILSIVFNFIVCKLNLTTGVIPSLNVAAGLLGFAVLKFYTAILTKIGLLKQPFTRQENCVIQTCVVASSGIAFSSGTASYVLGMSGVIAAQGDGANTPLNIKNPHVGWMMGFLFAVSFLGLFSIMPLRKVMIMKYKLTYPSGTATAYLINSFHTPKGAKLAKKQVAVLFKTFCGSFLWACFQWFYTAADGCGFVSFPTFGLQAKAQRFYFDFSSTYVGVGMICPYIVNISLLVGSIISWGIMWPLIEKNKGTWYSADIPATSLHGIQGYRVFIAIAMMLGDGLYHVAYMLIMTSYSLCCSPKTKEDKNLDTEAGTEVLSENYDEERRNEYFEKDQIPNWLAFVCYVGLAIVAIIFVPIYIFRQLKWYHILTAYMIAPVLAFCNAYGAGLTDWSLASNYGKFAIIIFSAWVGAPKGGVVAGLAACGVMMSVVSTASDLMQDFKTGFLTLSSPRSMFFSQVLGTAMGCVLSPLVFWFFYKAYPLGDPDGPYPAPYALMYRGMALLGVEGVGSLPKHCVKLAGSFFAASIAINLITELLKRYETKYKLYRFIPIPMCMAIPFYLGSYFAIDMCAGSLILYLWQRKNKQQADDFAPAVASGLICGDSLWGVPAAILSLVNVKPPICMRFFSASANAKLEKLLSGD is encoded by the exons ATGGAGAGAAAGAAGAGCGATGATTTTGATCAGGATGATGATCAAAAACCACAACATAACAAGGTATTGGTGGAAGCGGCCTTCCGGAACCAGGCGGTGCCGCCGTGGACGAAGCAAATCACTGTGAGGGCCATGGTCACTAGCTTTATTCTCAGCATCGTCTTCAACTTCATTGTTTGCAAACTTAACCTCACCACTGGTGTCATACCATCGCTCAACGTCGCCGCCGGCTTGTTGGGTTTCGCCGTGCTCAAATTTTACACCGCTATACTCACCAAGATTGGCCTTTTGAAGCAGCCTTTCACTCGTCAAGAAAATTGTGTCATCCAAACATGTGTCGTCGCCTCATCCGGGATCGCCTTTAGCA GTGGAACTGCAAGTTATGTACTGGGCATGAGTGGAGTTATAGCTGCTCAGGGAGATGGCGCCAACACCCCATTGAACATAAAGAACCCTCATGTTGGCTGGATGATGGGATTTCTTTTCGCTGTCAGCTTCCTTGGCTTGTTTTCCATTATGCCCTTGAGAAAGGTGATGATCATGAAGTACAAGTTAACCTACCCAAGTGGAACCGCAACTGCATACCTCATTAACAGTTTTCACACTCCCAAAGGAGCCAAGTTAGCAAA GAAACAAGTTGCTGTCTTGTTCAAAACCTTCTGCGGTAGCTTCCTGTGGGCCTGTTTCCAATGGTTTTACACAGCCGCTGATGGCTGCGGATTTGTTAGCTTCCCAACATTTGGTCTCCAAGCTAAAGCACAGAG GTTTTACTTTGACTTCTCATCGACATACGTTGGTGTAGGAATGATTTGCCCTTACATCGTGAATATCTCTTTGCTTGTTGGATCAATAATTTCATGGGGAATCATGTGGCCTTTGATTGAGAAAAATAAAGGTACATGGTACAGTGCTGATATCCCAGCGACCAGTCTCCACGGTATCCAAGGATACAGGGTTTTCATTGCTATAGCCATGATGCTCGGGGATGGTTTATACCATGTAGCTTACATGCTCATTATGACCTCCTACAGCTTATGTTGCTCACCCAAAACAAAAGAAGACAAGAATTTAGA TACTGAAGCTGGAACAGAAGTTTTGAGTGAAAACTATGACGAGGAGCGAAGAAATGAGTATTTCGAGAAAGACCAAATTCCAAACTGGCTTGCTTTCGTTTGTTATGTTGGTCTTGCCATTGTAGCCATCATCTTCGTACCAATATACATTTTCCGACAATTGAAATGGTACCATATCTTGACTGCTTATATGATTGCTCCAGTTTTGGCATTCTGTAATGCCTATGGTGCTGGCCTCACTGATTGGTCCCTCGCCTCCAACTATGGAAAATTCGCCATCATAATCTTCAGTGCTTGGGTTGGCGCTCCGAAAGGTGGTGTTGTTGCTGGGCTTGCTGCTTGTGGTGTCATGATGAGTGTTGTCTCTACAGCTTCTGATCTTATGCAAGACTTCAAGACCGGATTTCTTACGCTGTCGTCTCCTCGCTCTATGTTCTTCAGCCAAGTACTTGGCACGGCCATGGGTTGTGTCCTGTCTCCTTTGGTATTCTGGTTCTTCTACAAAGCTTACCCACTAGGTGATCCAGACGGTCCATACCCTGCACCGTATGCCCTAATGTACCGTGGAATGGCTCTTCTTGGAGTTGAAGGCGTTGGTTCGCTTCCAAAACACTGTGTGAAACTTGCAGGGTCCTTTTTTGCAGCTTCCATTGCCATTAATTTGATCACTGAGCTTCTAAAGCGTTATGAGACCAAGTACAAGTTGTACAGGTTTATTCCAATCCCAATGTGCATGGCCATCCCATTCTATCTAGGTTCTTACTTCGCCATTGACATGTGTGCGGGGAGCTTGATTCTTTATCTGTGGCAAAGGAAGAACAAACAACAGGCCGATGACTTTGCGCCAGCAGTCGCATCTGGACTCATTTGTGGTGACTCTTTGTGGGGTGTTCCAGCTGCTATCCTTTCACTTGTGAACGTGAAACCTCCAATCTGTATGAGGTTCTTCTCTGCTTCTGCCAATGCAAAACTCGAGAAACTTTTATCTGGTGATTAG
- the LOC101293970 gene encoding DEAD-box ATP-dependent RNA helicase 2-like: MADNQNPPPNLNRNRRGNGMVNEDKLEFVTSDGIEPIMSFDQMGIKDDLLRGIYSYGFEKPSAIQQRAVRPIIEGRDVIAQAQSGTGKTSMIALTVCQIVDTSSREVQALILSPTRELAAQTEKVILAIGNFINIQAHSCIGGKSVGEDIRKLEHGVHVVSGTPGRVCDMIKRRTLRTRAIKLLILDESDEMLSRGFKDQIYDVYRYLPPELQVCLISATLPHEILEMTSKFMTDPVRILVKRDELTLEGIKQFFVAVEKEEWKFDTLCDLYDTLTITQAVIFCNTKRKVDWLTEKMRSNNFTVSAMHGDMPQKERDAIMNEFRDGVTRVLITTDVWARGLDVQQVSLVINYDLPNNRELYIHRIGRSGRFGRKGVAINFVKSDDIKILRDIEQYYSTQIDEMPMNVADLI; encoded by the exons ATGGCAGACAATCAAAACCCCCCTCCCAATCTCAACCGAAACCGACGGGGCAACGGAATGGTCAACGAGGACAAGCTGGAGTTCGTCACATCGGACGGCATAGAGCCAATCATGAGCTTCGATCAGATGGGGATCAAGGACGACCTCCTCCGCGGTATCTACAGCTACGGCTTCGAGAAACCCTCCGCCATCCAGCAACGCGCCGTCAGGCCCATCATTGAGGGCCGTGACGTCATCGCCCAGGCCCAGTCCGGTACCGGAAAGACCTCCATGATTGCCCTCACCGTCTGCCAAATCGTCGACACCTCCTCCCGAGA GGTTCAGGCGTTGATATTGTCTCCGACAAGGGAGCTGGCGGCGCAGACTGAGAAGGTGATATTGGCGATTGGAAATTTCATAAATATCCAAGCGCATTCTTGCATTGGAGGCAAAAGCGTCGGCGAGGATATCAGGAAGCTGGAGCATGGAGTTCATGTGGTGTCTGGAACTCCTGGTAGAGTCTGTGACATGATAAAGAGGAGGACTTTGCGCACTCGAGCCATTAAGCTATTGATTCTT GATGAGTCTGATGAAATGTTGAGCAGAGGCTTCAAGGATCAGATTTACGATGTTTACAGATATCTTCCACCTGAGCTCCAG GTTTGCTTGATTTCTGCTACCCTACCCCATGAAATTTTGGAGATGACTAGCAAGTTTATGACTGATCCCGTAAGGATCCTTGTTAAACGTGATGAGTTGACTCTGGAG GGGATCAAGCAATTTTTCGTTGCAGTTGAAAAAGAAGAGTGGAAGTTTGATACTTTATGTGACCTTTACGATACTCTTACCATTACACAAGCTGTTATTTTCTGCAACACAAAGAGAAAG GTGGACTGGCTGACTGAAAAGATGCGGTCTAATAACTTTACAGTCTCTGCAATGCATGGGGACATGCCTCAGAAGGAACGAGATGCTATTATGAATGAGTTCAGAGATGGTGTTACTCGTGTTCTGATCACAACAGATGTTTGGGCCCGTGGTCTTGATGTTCAGCAG GTATCTTTGGTTATCAATTATGATCTGCCAAACAATCGAGAGTTATACATCCATCGAATCGGTCGTTCTGGTCGTTTTGGACGCAAG GGTGTGGCAATAAACTTTGTCAAAAGCGATGATATCAAGATTCTAAGAGACATCGAACAGTATTACAGTACCCAGATTGATGAAATGCCAATGAACGTTGCAGATTTAATATAA
- the LOC101293678 gene encoding serine/threonine-protein kinase sepA-like, producing the protein MSRQASSPHFHKSKTLDNKYMLGDEIGKGAYGRVYKGLDLENGDFVAIKQVSLENIAQEDLNVIMQEIDLLKNLNHKNIVKYLGSLKTKTHLHIVLEYVENGSLANIIKPNKFGPFPESLVAVYIAQVLEGLVYLHEQGVIHRDIKGANILTTKEGLVKLADFGVATKLTEADVNTHSVVGTPYWMAPEVIEMSGVCAASDIWSVGCTVIELLTCVPPYYDLQPMPALFRIVQDEHPPIPDSLSPDITDFLCQCFKKDARHRPDAKTLLSHPWIQNCRRALQSSIRHSGTLRDVQEDVSMGAELSNGDIRSSGESPAEKTEEATSAIKADSRKELLSTGISDVRKSGEDPASDVKSVEEKADGLENDLTDPAPTLAIHDKSSLQNGSGRISSNKELAASEAAELDDRAHTANIDEPPMNGEVKSPELTTKSVTKHGKGNSIGFRSFGFGARNQDGTFEKASKMPVSMGGNELSKFSDTPGDASLEDLFHPLDKHPDDRAFEASTSSSVSHVNQGNTSVNDAGKSDLATKLRATIAQKQMESEMGQANGSGGNLLQLMMGVLQDDVIDIGGLVFDEKLPGENLFPLQAVEFSRLVGSLKLDESEDVVVSACQKLIAIFHQRPEQKIVFVTQHGLLPLMELLEVPKTRVICSVLQIINQIIKDNTDFQENACHVGLIPVVMSFAVPSHSREIRMEAAYFLQQLCQSSPLTLQMFIACRGIPVLVGFLEADYAKFREMVHLAIDGMWQVFKLQRSTPRNDFCRIAAKNGILLRLINTLYSLNEATRLASISGGTGIPLDGSAQRPRSGSLDPGHPTFAQSDGPLSDHNDHSKIRHGINDSHLSTGAVEPARASTSNSQRSDANQSDPRYLHLDTDRPQSSNGVGDTSVSSKLQESTGADKVINMSSKETSTTSRGDLDLRQQRAPISLHRSATDRHPKMMEGTSNGLSTTAASQQEQVRPLLSLLDKEPPSRHFSGQLEYVRHLPGLERHESILPLLHASNEKKTNGELDFLMAEFADVSQRGREKGNLDSTTRVPPKTINKEMGILASNKGAASTSASQTASGVLSGSGVLNARPGSATSSGLLSHMVSTLNADVAREYLEKVADLLLEFARADTTVKSYMCSQSLLSRLFQMFNRVEPPILLKILKCVNHLSTDPNCLENLQRADAIKYLIPNLELKEGSLVSQIHHEVLNALFNLCKINKRRQEQAAENGIIPHLMHFIESNSPLKQYALPLLCDMAHASRNSREQLRAHGGLDVYLSLLEDELWSVTALDSIAVCLAHDNDNRKVEQALLKKDAVQKLVKFFQCCPEQYFVHILEPFLKIITKSSRINTTLAVNGLTPLLITRLDHQDAIARLNLLKLIKVG; encoded by the exons ATGTCTCGGCAGGCTTCGTCGCCTCACTTCCACAAATCCAAGACTCTCGATAACAAATAC ATGCTTGGAGATGAGATTGGAAAGGGAGCATATGGTCGAGTTTACAAGGGTTTGGATTTGGAGAATGGAGACTTTGTTGCTATTAAACAGGTTTCTTTGGAGAACATTGCGCAGGAGGATCTCAACGTTATAATG CAAGAGATTGATTTACTGAAG AATTTAAATCACAAAAACATTGTGAAATATCTTGGATCCTTAAAGACAAAGACACATCTTCACATAGTCCTAGA ATACGTGGAGAACGGCTCACTTGCAAACATCATTAAGCCAAATAAGTTTGGACCTTTTCCAGAATCACTGGTAGCTGTGTACATTGCTCAG GTTTTGGAAGGGTTGGTGTATTTACATGAACAGGGTGTTATCCATCGAGATATCAAGGGTGCAAATATTTTGACAACTAAAGAG GGCCTTGTGAAACTTGCTGATTTTGGTGTTGCTACAAAATTGACCGAGGCTGATGTGAATACACATTCAGTTGTTGGAACGCCATATTGGATGGCCCCAGAG GTGATCGAAATGTCAGGGGTTTGTGCTGCTTCAGATATTTGGAGCGTTGGCTGCACCGTTATTGAACTTCTTACATGTGTACCTCCTTACTATGATTTACAGCCGATGCCAGCTCTATTTCGTATTGTTCAG GATGAACATCCTCCCATTCCTGACAGTCTATCTCCTGACATTACTGATTTTCTGTGTCAATGCTTTAAAAAG GATGCTAGGCACCGGCCTGATGCAAAAACACTGTTATCTCATCCTTGGATACAAAACTGCAGGCGAGCGTTGCAATCATCAATTCGTCATAGTGGAACATTAAG AGATGTACAGGAAGATGTTTCTATGGGTGCAGAACTCTCCAATGGAGATATTCGGAGCTCTGGCGAAAGTCCTGCAGAGAAAACGGAAGAAGCAACTTCTGCTATTAAAGCA GATTCTAGGAAAGAGTTATTATCAACCGGCATTTCTGATGTGAGAAAATCTGGGGAGGATCCTGCTTCAGATGTGAAATCTGTTGAGGAAAAAGCAGATGGTTTAGAAAATGATCTGACAGATCCAGCTCCCACCTTAGCTATACATGACAAATCATCTTTGCAAAATGGTTCTGGCAGAATATCTTCTAATAAGGAATTGGCTGCCTCTGAGGCAGCTGAGCTAGATGATCGAGCACATACGGCCAACATTGATGAACCACCAATGAATGGTGAGGTTAAATCTCCTGAATTGACGACAAAAAGTGTAACAAAACATGGCAAAGGAAACTCTATTGGGTTTAGATCATTTGGTTTCGGAGCAAGAAATCAGGATGGTACTTTTGAAAAG GCCTCGAAGATGCCAGTAAGTATGGGAGGGAATGAACTCAGTAAATTTAGTGACACTCCAGGAGACGCTTCCTTGGAAGATCTATTTCATCCTTTGGATAAGCATCCCGATGATAGGGCATTTGAAGCGTCAACATCTTCTTCTGTATCACATGTGAACCAAGGAAATACATCTGTAAATGACGCTGGAAAAAGTGACCTGGCTACGAAGTTAAGAGCTACAATTGCGCAAAAGCAAATGGAGAGTGAAATGGGTCAGGCTAATGGCAGTGGTGGTAACTTGTTACAGCTGATGATGGGTGTTCTCCAAGATGATGTGATTGACATAGGTGGTTTG GTATTTGATGAAAAGTTGCCCGGAGAAAACCTTTTTCCCCTACAG GCTGTTGAGTTTAGCCGGTTAGTTGGATCACTGAAACTAGATGAATCAGAAGATGTTGTTGTCTCTGCCTGCCAGAAACTTATTGCTATATTTCATCAGCGCCCGGAGCAGAAAATTGTTTTTGTCACGCAGCATGGTTTGCTCCCTTTAATGGAATTGCTTGAAGTTCCTAAAACTCGA GTTATATGTTCTGTGCTTCAAATCATAAACCAGATAATCAAGGATAATACTGATTTCCAGGAAAATGCTTGTCATGTTGGTCTG ATCCCAGTGGTAATGAGCTTTGCGGTACCTAGTCATTCTCGAGAAATTCGTATGGAAGCAGCTTATTTCTTGCAACAGCTTTGTCAGTCAAG CCCGTTGACTCTGCAAATGTTCATAGCTTGCCGTGGAATACCTGTTCTGGTGGGCTTTTTAGAGGCTGATTATGCAAAATTCAG GGAAATGGTTCATCTAGCTATTGATGGCATGTGGCAAGTCTTTAAGCTTCAGCGATCAACTCCTAGGAATGATTTCTGTCGCATAGCTGCGAAAAATGGAATTCTCCTGAGGCTTATTAACACCCTTTATAGCCTGAATGAGGCAACCCGTTTAGCTTCCATTTCTGGTGGGACTGGAATTCCTCTAGATGGTTCTGCTCAGCGCCCACGGTCTGGTTCATTGGATCCTGGTCATCCCACTTTTGCTCAGAGTGATGGACCACTTTCTGATCATAATGATCACTCGAAAATTAGGCATGGCATAAATGATTCACATTTGTCTACTGGAGCAGTGGAACCGGCACGTGCATCAACTTCTAATTCTCAAAGATCAGATGCCAATCAATCAGATCCCCGGTATCTTCATCTAGATACTGATAGACCTCAATCTAGCAATGGAGTGGGAGATACTTCGGTTTCTTCTAAATTGCAAGAGTCAACAGGTGCAGATAAAGTAATAAATATGTCATCAAAGGAAACTTCAACTACTTCTCGAGGAGATCTTGACCTTAGGCAGCAGCGTGCTCCTATATCTCTTCATAGATCAGCCACTGATAGACATCCCAAAATGATGGAAGGTACATCAAATGGCTTATCAACAACAGCTGCTTCTCAACAGGAGCAAGTTCGGCCTCTTCTTAGCTTGTTGGATAAAGAACCCCCTTCGAGACATTTTTCTGGTCAGCTTGAGTATGTACGCCACCTCCCTGGGTTGGAGAGACATGAAAGTATACTGCCCCTTTTACATGCCTCTAACGAAAAGAAAACAAATGGTGAATTAGATTTCCTTATGGCAGAGTTTGCAG ACGTCTCTCAACGTGGTAGAGAGAAAGGGAATCTTGATTCTACTACTAGAGTTCCCCCCAAAACAATAAATAAGGAGATGGGAATACTAGCATCTAACAAAGGAGCTGCTTCCACCTCCGCATCTCAGACAGCATCAGGGGTATTGTCTGGTTCGGGTGTTCTGAATGCTAGACCAGGCAGTGCAACATCATCGGGTTTACTCTCGCACATGGTATCAACATTGAATGCAGACGTTGCAAGGGAATACCTAGAAAAGGTGGCAGATCTTCTACTTGAGTTTGCACGAGCAGATACTACTGTAAAATCATACATGTGTAGCCAAAGTTTGCTCAGCCGTCTTTTTCAGATGTTTAATAGGGTGGAGCCCCCAATTCTTTTAAAG ATACTGAAGTGTGTCAACCATTTGTCAACTGATCCAAACTGCTTAGAGAATCTTCAGCGGGCAGATGCAATCAAATATTTGATTCCAAATCTTGAACTCAAAGAAGGATCTCTTGTATCTCAAATACATCATGAG GTCCTAAATGCCTTGTTCAATCTCTGTAAGATTAACAAGAGGAGACAGGAACAAGCAGCTGAGAATGGAATAATTCCACACTTGATGCACTTTATCGAGTCTAATTCTCCTCTGAAACAATATGCGTTGCCTTTGCTCTGTGATATGGCTCATGCTTCACGTAACTCAAGAGAGCAATTAAGGGCCCATGGTGGGTTGGATGTGTACTTGAGCCTTCTAGAGGATGAGCTTTGGTCTGTGACTGCATTGGATTCAATTGCTGTTTGTTTAGCTCATGACAATGACAACCGGAAGGTAGAACAAGCACTGCTGAAAAAGGATGCAGTTCAGAAGTTGGTGAAATTCTTCCAGTGCTGTCCAGAACAGTATTTTGTGCACATATTGGAGCCATTTTTGAAAATTATCAC GAAATCGTCTCGAATTAATACAACATTAGCTGTTAATGGTTTGACACCGCTGCTTATCACAAGACTTGACCATCAGGATGCTATTGCCCGTTTAAATCTTCTTAAGCTGATAAAGGTGGGCTAA